The segment ATCTATCATCAATCATCAAAAACAGCTTTAAAGAGATTTTCATTCTCTTATTTTAGATTAAACAATATAAATTGCATATTGTTTGGGATgagaaaatattcaaattaagagcaacatacttttttaaaaaatttcaaaattactttttataatcataaaagttttaatataaaattatatttaaatattacactATGTTGTAATttctaattaaaagaaaatcagttggaatgtatttaatatatttaaatcttaaatTAATTTTGCTGAATCTCTATATCACTGACAAGCCAGAGTATAAGCTCTACCATATAGGGAAAAATATACTTAGTTTCATACACAGAAAAAATAGTAAGAAAccaccaatactttttttttgtttttgtaatgattgaactttttttaagcattaaaaGTTTTGAattggtcatttttttaaatttatacaagAAATAGCTGAAATCTAACTAGTTATTCCTTTGAACCAAATCATAATTAGCTAAAATGGCAATATTTTATGCAACACTTGAGATTATAAAATTCAAAAAGAATAATTTCATTAAGATTGATGGTTCAAAATGTAAAGTGAAATTTTGAGTCTCATGCGTGAACATGAAAGTCAGATctagttaaaaaattatttttttttactcaaataACAATACAACCAATGGATGCagagaaaacaaatattactaTTTTATGATACATTGACCAAATCCAGTTTGAATATTAAAAGAAAGTAGTACAAGTCCAACTACttactgtaataaaaatagtGTAATGAATTAttcatataacaaaaaaaaaatcaataaaaaatggcATTTCCTGTTAAGTTATAATTAAATGCAATATTATCctatataaaagtaaaatataaatttacagTAGGGTTTTTAACTAGGATTAGCAGCCTAATTAACTCTTTGATGAGGACTATAAAAAAAGTCTAATTTCACAGTCAATATAAAACCcaatattttgtattgaatagATGTTACATGAAAACTCTTGCAAAGAAACCCGACTGAGCTAGAATGGAAAGCTTTACCAATACAAATCTTAAGACTTTAGTTTTCCTAATTAAAGGTATTCCAGTTCTTGACAAAGAGGCTACTCAAGACGGCTCATATTTCACTTTAGgctgggaaaaaaacaaaacaataattttattaacaaaaaaaagggtTCGGACAGGGGAgctgcttttattttatttggatgGACTAAATATCAACTTTTCATctaatacatcttttttttttttaatttggcagtctacaaaaaaaaaaaagaacattagtTGTTCTTTTTACTTTGGTTAATAAGTTAATGTTAATAACTGGAATAAAATTACCATAACTATGTtgtattatgttatttttttaaatataaaagggGAATGCAGCAAGTACATTGAAGCTAAAGGACCATGTGGTATAGCTAAAAAGTtttagaacccctgttctaagttaaaacaattattaaacaagCCTGTCATGTACTTCATTTCTTCTATGAGACAGAAGAACGAAGCTTATTTTTCTTGATTTCTACATTTTTGATAAATATGGCTAGTGCAtacaatctttaaaaaaaaagatgatgatgcaGATAAAGATAGACTAAAATTATTCAAGGCAACGGAATGTCCAATGGAAATAGGTTTATCCATGTAAGCCACaaaaaacttttcaaatatACAGAAGTCTGAAAAAATCTTacaaattgtaataagaaaattgagttaataaaatacaaaggaatGAAGACTGAAAAAATGttaatacatataaatatatttaatatagaaCAGAGTTAATAGAAAAATTGAAGTTTCATTGAACTTGACGCACATTCGGCAAGAACAAGCTCAAGACTGAAAAAGGTATTTATAATTATGCCTCAATGAACGATAAAACAGGAAGAGATATTGAATTGTTTTTGGAAGGAAAATTCTTTTGCTATTGAGCcagtgttaaaataaaatattaaattagtaaATAGGCTTCAAGTGATGCAATTTTAAATTAAGTTGTTGGCAGTAGTTTGAGAAAAATTGGACTGCaccattaatttaaaaataaaggttCACATAAAAGCATTTTACATTTTCTAACAATCAAAGAATTCAAAACTTTTAACAGATACAGTCAAACCTTATAAAATTTGAACATCACATAGCTGCccttaatttacttaaaaagtaaaatgattGAATGTTCTTATAGAAAAAGCCCAATCAATCTCATGTAAGGCTCATTTAGGacttaaaataactaagattTTGATATAGACATAAAAGAGATATTTATGTAAAGATATATTAAGCAGTAATTTAATCAGAagtcataataataattcagacatttttttaatattatttaaaattatcttaGCTGTACTGACATCAAGCACCTTTCAGATATGTTTACTTAAATAAGTAACTATAGATAATATTACAAGTAACTTTCTTTCCTGAATTACAATAATTGAgcttgccaggaaaaccagtgactcagcAGAATTTAGGTTATTAGTTAATATACatgggacgtaatcatcttcttttttgaagtaacatctgtattatataagatattaatgtttatttttgtaaattttattaattaggctctttgttttcctttaatTAGACAGTATTTCTATCTTCCTTACTAGCCCCACCATTCTCTAGTTCAAAATAATGAGACTCTTCTGATTTATTTCCAGATTTACTTCTCTTAGCAGGGATAGGGGCTTCTGGGACTGGTGCATCTTCCAAAGGAAGACTTGACCGTGAGCCACTAAGCGGTTCATATCCACTGTTCTCCGACCTCTCTTTATCTGAGTCAGCTTGAGCATTAAGAGTGCCACTAGATGGCTCTGGAAGAGGTTTAAAGTATCCATTTTCAGTGTCTACCTCAGGAGTTGCTGTATCTTTCTCATATTGGCTGTAACGAGGAGGACTTTCATATCCTGGATTTGAAGCTTGCCCAGGTATTGGTGGCATGGGTCTAAATcagataatgaaaaaaattaataaaattgtattatttaacaAGAAAATTTTGACTTAACTAGTATTAAGCAAAACCTGAATATATATAATGGATAAATTCGAAATTAGCCCAACAGcatgttttcattaattttaaaaaaaaaatatttcatattagAGTGTTAACAAAAACTGAaaaaattgtaggcctatatgttctTAAACTAATCATTGTGTTATATATATGTGAACACAAACTTGCAAAAAGGAATCTGACTATTATCATACTTATaatttgtgtgtatgtttattttatgtgtctGGAAATATGAGGGACTATATAggttaaacaagaaaataaaaaaaaaaagcttatattatgtgtatcaattagtttggatcagtcatgtaattaaatttgtaatagatctagactaacaataataaatctgtgcaatcaGAAATACTtctttttaccaattgtttttgtttagcgtttCATGCTGTTAACTTCCTTAATATGTTatatcttatcacttgtctggaccagttggaaaagggtagggggagaaagaacagTGTACTTTGATAATCaacttttaaatgtatttttaaaaaaaaggggaacgacctgaatttgaacttgtgggctaaagccttctacggcttctcaagccaacacagcaactctgctagcgaagagtctatgaacacagaagattgtatagttatctattgtttctatttcatctttgtgttcactaagcctcagatgATGAACTATTAAGGAGACTAATTCAGtatataccaccacttcagtcaagtacaatttctttcccttgttcgagatatcaaaacaaaataatcaattaccaataattaattaactaattgattaatttatacaaattaattcttgtgttgtcagattaaagaaataatagtgcaaaatttcagcttgatctgcgATTGAGTGTTGAAGAAAcgacgtgtacaaactttttaccagactgatatacgttttaaaaaaaattgttaaaattttgTATGATTCTTGCAAGGACAACATTTCTGAAAGTGTATTAGGCTAAATAAAGGgacaaattaaacaaaacaacatttaaaaaaaaaacaacaactttgttgTGATTCATATGTTTTGAGAGATACCAGTATCTAAGGATTACACTCCATCCAAAACCTTCAGATCACTGCCCAGTCATCTGCTATACTGTTTTGCATGTTTATTGTACTATTGGAGATGTTCATACTAAAGATTCTTCACAGTAATCTGTactttatttacaaattaatttttaatttgattttatagTGCTACAAAATGCACAATAATTATTACATGGTTTAAAGTTATCAAGCCCATCAAGGTAAGtagtaacaataaaataaaaaattaactggGAATTGTCCACTAGAATGTTAATTGTGCTAACTATTCCATGCCTTTATTGtacaaatgctaaataaaaGTGCTTGTGGATCAGCTTCCAAAAGCAAAGAAAGCCCATGAATTTTATAAGAATACATGTAGCTGATTACTCCTATTAGAGCACCCAAAACTCATAATTATACAACTTGTAGAGCAtttttctctatatatattactaatGAATGTTAAGATAACGACAGTTGAAGACGCACTTTGTTAGCTTAAGCAAGACGTAAGATTTATTAGGAACTGTTGACATGGGACTGTGCCCCCTTCTTTAtgtattaaattatattgttatgttctctcctaatcaggccttctgtaaataCTGCTTAATCttcaacacagcacatctaacacaagaacttaaCAGCCAGAGTCTCAAGTAACAATGTGACagtttaatgacaaatacatgaaaagccaatacaacacaattggctacatcaaatttgaatgctttaacacaatagaactgcctactaaacactacaagtctttctctatctacatctagactcgtacagctacattttcaaggactcactttgtagcacactgtccttactgccttgcGTACTGAATtcaactgtcctttctaacacactgtctcttgtctgtaaaggctttttggtcacatgaccataacattggtcatattgcgtgcattagcagtaatgtcccttgttcaacagcccttgacctgaATTATGTGTGTtggtaggccgcacacacattaaccctttcagtccgccactagggttataacaatatgttgaGTTGAACAAGCTTTTATCAAGTTATTTCTAGATTCATTATATGTTGTGCGTGTGATCGAACCGCAAGGCCAGACTGTGAGTTAGTAATATTTTATATACACATTTACAACATCTAATACCAACACCACCACAACATTATTCTTTGTTTAGCGATACACATTAACTGttaaattgttagagccgttttacAGATCTATGTTCAGGTTCCAAGAAGATGCGAGTTGAattgacaacaaaaaaacaacaaaacattttaattgtaataAAGAGTTCAGGCTTCCTATTGATTATGTTATATTACTTCAATTTGTTATggagtttcttttattttttttttactacaaagCTAAGACTTTCTACTAAAACTGAAATGATCCATTCCTCAGCTGCTatgacaatttttaaaacactAGTCATGCTGATCAAGTCAGATAATTGGAAGGGCTTTAGGTGTCTGGGAATTAATTTGCAAAGTCAAATAGGATAAATAGACAATCTTGGTTTACTTTTCAATGCTTTATACTCTGGCCCTGCCAGGGAATTAATTTGCAAAGTCAAATAGATTAAATAGACAATCTTGATTTACTATTCCAAGCATTATATTCTGGCCCAGCTGCAGTTTTTACTCCTAGCAGCTATAACCGAGcatataaagaaacattttgaatAGGAATTTACCTGTATTTCATTCCAGCCATAACAGGTTCTAAGTAACCAGAATCATCTTGAATTTGTGAATGTTGTACATAGCGTGATGGTAAGTTTGGAGGTTGGTTGGGAGGAAACCCTTTATATATCTAaaatacatcaaacaaaatgaaaataaataaaaaccttAAATTTCTCAATTTAGCGGAGGACTATTTCCTGATGaaagaaacaatatttttgaattcaacaacaaaatacttataaaatttaatttgacaATTATTATATCATCTGTGTGTCATGGAAAAGCCAAGTAGAAGAAATTTAGGGCAGGATAATACCTGTTATTCTTTTAATATTAAGGTTTCTAATTTAATCcagtccaattttttttttgtcccttcaggaggttattttttaatatatctgTTGAGAAAATCCATTGTCCCTCAACAGTGAATAATTTTGTCAGCAGACATAAAATTTGAGAACTGTTTTGTCCTTtgtgaaacaaaagctcacctgctgttgaaaccttaaaaactcttgatacagatctttagcattccaattcaagattggttgctcaaaataaaaagaagccattattagattaataaaaacctttgtctggacagctttttaagttttattctgacaccatgtagaatatttgtattacacaaataacaaactagtgtttaagagggaagacatattaggaactccgtttattacgtaaacacaagcggtgttgcactgaagcgctagtgtgcaaatgtacatataatactattatgttacagaAACCATTTTCCATCCTGCACACTTGAATGTTTGATAAAACATCACATCTTTCTTTTTGTCAGTTTTATGATATTGTAACTTAATAGAAATATGCACATATATCAGCATTATAATGGCATTTATCTAATATTCTAGAAGTTTCTCAATGTTaagttatttttctaaataatgtagcttaaaaaaaataattttaatctgTGGAATCAAAGTTTGTAACTCACTTTGTCATCAAAGAGTTCCTGATAAACAGCATCTTGTCCAGGAGGAGCCATGTACACAACATTGGGTTtatttttgctaaaaaaaaacaaaaaacaacaaaacatttcaataaaacattgttttcccttttgttctgttttttttttctcttccctgTAATTTTCTGTAATCTATGTAAGTTCAGTAAACttgcacaatgaccaacctgcACCTTAGCCGAAAAAATGCTTACCAGTATTAAAGCAGGGACAAACTGAATTCAAGATCCTAACCAACATTGGGAGTCGAAATCTAGACTACTTATGATGTGAAATCATTGttcatcttcaaatacaaaatctaataaaatatgcagatttttctctttccatttgctaggacaaatttgtagattcttcttccctagtgctattagagcatggaatgggttgcctgagctagccaggaaaaccagtgacttggcagaatttaagttatttgtCAATATGCATGATACGCAAGACataaagtctgtattatataagataagataatgttacCTATGTATTGTATCAATTGAGATGTCCATACACACAATCACACATCTCTTTTAAAACCTGATCTTAATGGTTCTAGAAAGAACCTAAGACATACctcttttttaaatgttttcgtctgtaacaaaaaaatataagacaAAAGATGGCAACAAGAACTACAAAGCATGCAATTCCAATGCCAATTATTGCCCCTGTTGACATTTCATTTGAGGAGGtttctgtttgaaaaaaaaaaaaaaaatatcctcaGTACAACTCAAAGTTAATCTTCTACGTTGCaacaaaatctaaaataatAGACATACTTATTATAGATATTACAGAAGACAACCCAATGtacagagacaagaaaatacatCACAATTTACCATTACCATTTTCTTCCCCTTCATGCTCTAGCAGCTGACACCTACAttgaagattttgaatttctgaatTGAAGAATCTTTCCACTGTTTTATGTGTTGTAGTATTATTGcatatttcttttctattttttgccAACCTtttaatcaagaaaaaaaacaaaaaacattaacttttttttttccattacatttttatatggCATGCTATGAATGTGTAGCTCCCAGAGCAATTAAGTAATTCACTGGCCAGTTTTTTGCTCACACAAAAGGCCATCTGCTTCCTTTACAGACTTCTCCAGATGAATGCCATGACGACGCCATGAGCAGAACTCACTACTGTTCCATATCAACCTACAGCCAGATGATTTCCTTAATAGTGACTACGGCAAAATGCCTACTTATATCTAGTACCAAAGTGACACATGCTAAACATTACAACTTAAAAAGGAAGTGGTTAATCTCAATAAAAAATAAGGCAACTGCTGACAGCTAATCCATTCATTggaatgaacatttaaaaaatatattttttgccattttttttaaagttaaatgaaTCCATCTAATGTTAATGGATGGCAATGGAAACTATTTTACTTCAGAGAAAGGAATATTTGTACTGTTATTGATCTTAAGTGAATATAGTGatgaatttatttgtaaaaaaataaataaatatatataaaaaaaaaataaatgaaaatcaaatttgaacaaaaacaaaaatgaacaaaGGACTTACAAGCAAACTTCTTCCACTCTAGTTGTTCTCTCGATATCCCCATATCTATTCTTTAAACATGTATTGACATTTTTCCATGTTCGATTTTTATCAAGCATATCATTCAGGCCATCTTCAATATCTGATCGAATTTCTTCACGTTCAATTGGACTGCACTTTCCTCTTAGAGTGGTGTAATTTCCATTTTCTGGTTTGTAGATAAGCctttaaaagattaaaaaagaCACCTTTTGGATTACAATCTTCTCAAATTCATGACAACCaaacataaaattaattacaattagaacaaacaccaaactgtgggacaTGGACAGATAGAGAAGTCTAGAGGAGCAGATATTAGAAAGAAAATGGAGATGGATTAGTCACAcctcaagaaaagaaaacaacaaaagagcTAGACAGATTTTAGATTGGAACCCCTCAAGGCACAAGACAAGGCAATGCAGTTCACTAGATGAAGCATAGAGGACAGAAAttgctgggaagccattaaaagaGACCACTGAGAGAGGCATTTTTTGTGTGCTTAGGCCCTATGTTCACAGGGAACACAAACTATAATTGATGATAATTTTCATTGTTCATTTCTACTTTGAAATAATTGTTGGATGCACTATTTAAACAGAAGCAATAAAGGTGTGCAGCTAAGGTGCAAGACTGTATAAAGGTGTGCAGCTTTGGTACTAGAGGGTATAAGTCATAATTTTCAAACATCTGACGATGTAAAGAACCTTTTTATTCTCTAAACAGTCAACCATTACCATTGGTCTAtgcaaaattaaacaatttgttatttattcataGAGTAAAGAATGAGATGGTAAgaataaaattatcaaaaaagctgattctattttttttttaaagaactccACATACCCACAAGTTTTATTAAGACTAATATTATCTCCCTTGAGAACAACAATAGCATTCTCCTCTTCCAAAAGTTTATCAATGCAGTCAGTTAACTTGGAGCATTTTTCTTTCAGGCGGTCAAGATTGTGTTGTATATAGTCGTGATATTTTGCTGTAAAAGGAGAAAAGTACACAACAATGTATAAAAAGTTGCTTTTCTGCTTAGAAAGAGTAAATTTTGGCCCATTGACCAAGCACTTAGGAGACATCAttcaaaaagtttaaaaagtgaACTCAACATTCAAATAATTCTTACTGTgataaattcattaaaaaataattaaatactacAAAGTATTTACCATCTGGGACACAATCATAGTTGTGATTGTGATCCATACTATTTAAGCCACCACTGGCTGTTGTGGTGGTTTCTCTTTtctgtaagtaaataatgaaaagattagcatataaataaatataaataaatatataaaaaaaaaaactttttactttttttcttgacTGACAAGGCACACACTCATACACAATTATCTGAGTAACAACACAACAATTAGCAAGAATAACTGCACAACCTAAAACCTAAATTATTGCTGACGCATAATAGATCTAAACAGCATGAAAGCACCAGGAGATTAAATACTACACGGTAGTGGGTTCTCAAAGTCTTGTTACAATCAAAACCTATATATGGATTAAAGAGCCTAGTAGCCTACTTAACAGGGAaaccgatggttttgacaatttttgatatatgtgttttgatttacagataattaatgtatttttctttttttttttaatttgcaataataacttagtaattcaTGTTTTTCTGATGTAATTTTCCTGCTCATCCAAAATTATCAGATTTTCACCAGGTTTCTACGTGACATCACACTAGcctattaattaaatttatttacttattgtataacgggagaccagaaagtaaagtttacattatcgtaaaagaaatatatcttcatCTATGCagctagatgtagatcttgtaagcaaagaaaaaaatgcgtattgaaagtagatttacatgtaTGACTAACcatggcagtgtgtattttctcaccTGAACacttaacacacacaaacactatcgcttggttgtcttgtcatgaccaaCTACACATAGTCTAGagtagccttacactgaccagtttgttaaaATCAgccagacacacgatctatttactttttaggacagggaggggcttagatgaaaatgttactatttttctcaagttggttatcctaatgatttagatctctctctatatatatataactgtacgatagtctggactaggccgtcactaagccaaatagctactgtaagaatgaagcgataccaTTGGTTAAATGTAGTTTCTCTTTCAATATTGTTGAGGAAAGTGACATTTGACtgagctaaaaacaaaatctcaaagaaccccattttttttagatgtcagaagttactgactaatttattaaatataaatgtttctaagcatttaaatacaaaatggtaaattattacaactttttacgcagaatttaaatatgtcaataaaccaaatttgaaaaaccatcagagtttccctttaaagccAGTTACTGTGTGACAAGTTAACTCCAGTTGGTGATGATCATGTCAATCAGAATATCCAAAAATCCTAATCAAATTGAAAATGACTAAATCTAAAAAACTCTCaaatctttctttaaaaaataaaaagtacattGTATATATCTctactaaaatctagatctttatagaatctatatatatttaatttatataagtaagaatatatataatgctattaaatctaaatctgtgttatagattctagatctagatgccaGAATCAGACtagaaatcaaaaaaaaaaaagacataactaGACAGAGGGCAGAGTTAAAGATTCTAATTGACATGAAGGACTTAATTTTAACACAAGAGTCAAGAGACAAAGAGGAGGAGTGGGAtgtcttttaatttaattagtcTAGATGTCTATGtaatttaatgaaattaatgATTGAATGAACGCCTGTAGATCTATAACTTTCTATTctggattattattattaatatattatatatattataatatatcatCAATTAgtgaaaaacaaagtaaaagatTAGTCGCTGTGGTATAATATATTAGTCTTATAATTCTATGACTAGTCTATGACTTGTCAACTCAACTGTCAAGAGTAAGTAACTGTAAGTTTCAAAGCACTGTGAGTGAGACTTGCGTTTCATCTTTATCATTCAAGAATCATTGTGACTGTcatttatcattatcattatgtacaTTCAAGAATAGAATTGAATAGATTGAGATTCCTTTTCAGGATAATACGTCAATTTAACTCACCATTAACAATCGATCTAAATTCTATAATTTCTACTTCTTCATTATCCCTTTCTGAGAAAATAAGACCACTAAATATTACAAGGAGTGGCCGACACGAATAACATTACAATGAGAGCACCGCCATTTACCTGCCAAATAAGGCTAAGGTTACCTGTGTCATCCTCATTTCCGTGTTTCCAAAAGTAGGTCAAATTTATTTGCAATTTTTGATTGGTGCATTTAGGTTTAGCTCTAGAGTCAGGGGTCAGAAATTAAAGTGTAAGAAGAATGAATTTGATGTAGCGATACTTAACCTTCTAGgctgtctgtctggtgcaaatattatacatgttatttctctcactttccGTTCTCGGCTCAGGTTGAAActtgcacaaatattcattgccCCTAACAATACattaatcaatcaaaaaattaacttaattaaccaattatttatttttttaattatatttttttatttcgaaaaagaaaaaataaatctggCATTACTGGaggaggggatttaaactcaaaacccctcttggctttgctacgctcatagaatttcgagtgtgtaatttgcttttttttatattgaagaggtactttttagcttcaaaccccaactggagggggtgggggttaaactcaaaaccccgctttggctacgctcatagaattttgagtgtgtaatttgcttttgtttatatagaagatgtattttttttagcttcaaaccccgctggagggggtttaaactcaaaacccatttggctacgctcatagattttttagtatgtaattttcttttttttttaaattgaagaggtattttttggcTTAAGACCCcgccgctgaaggggggtttaaactcaaaaaccctttggctacgctcatagaattttgagtgtgtaatttgcttttttatgttgaagaggtGGTGTATGgataattttatattgaagaggggggttttatcgtaaattttggaggagGTTTTAacatcaaaatcttccttagctatgctcttggaatttgaggattgtcgtttgcattcttttttttttttttttttttggttttgttttatagtagCCTAGATGGGGATTTGACCCCCTATAACCGacagttaaagagggtgtcTTGAAACcgcataacgaccaaccacctttagttaacccaactaatgtcaggttaaGTCactaggtacccattagagttggctggactttGCTACATCACAGGTGAGCCAGTTGGCCTGCTACTATTTCCGAAGGACACGATCAGTTTTACATCTAAAATACTGGGCGTTCTTGTTGGTAAAGCATGCTTGCAATCTAAATGGcattaacgtttttttttcggCTACATAGATTCGTTTAATAGAACTTCGTTACAAATGACCAGGGCCAGATTTAAGGAAGGGCCGTCGGGGCTACAGCCATGTGGAATCCACACGACAGGGGCCTCCAAAGAGATACAAATTTCGACgggtcaaaaattaaaaaaaagtcatttttttttggtaacattttcttttcgcATTTTTAAGGCTGGCAAaaatgtcgtgattaagaagtgtaCGCTTGTAGCATGTTCAGAATAAGCATAAGTAAAAACAGTTCGGATCTACGACAATGCGTTTAACAATGGCCTTACCCTTCACATACtcaaaaatgtaaacttttgaacactaaaatatgcatatta is part of the Biomphalaria glabrata chromosome 2, xgBioGlab47.1, whole genome shotgun sequence genome and harbors:
- the LOC106073996 gene encoding uncharacterized protein LOC106073996, whose protein sequence is MDHNHNYDCVPDAKYHDYIQHNLDRLKEKCSKLTDCIDKLLEEENAIVVLKGDNISLNKTCGLIYKPENGNYTTLRGKCSPIEREEIRSDIEDGLNDMLDKNRTWKNVNTCLKNRYGDIERTTRVEEVCLLAKNRKEICNNTTTHKTVERFFNSEIQNLQCRCQLLEHEGEENETSSNEMSTGAIIGIGIACFVVLVAIFCLIFFCYRRKHLKKSKNKPNVVYMAPPGQDAVYQELFDDKIYKGFPPNQPPNLPSRYVQHSQIQDDSGYLEPVMAGMKYRPMPPIPGQASNPGYESPPRYSQYEKDTATPEVDTENGYFKPLPEPSSGTLNAQADSDKERSENSGYEPLSGSRSSLPLEDAPVPEAPIPAKRSKSGNKSEESHYFELENGGASKEDRNTV